The Penaeus chinensis breed Huanghai No. 1 chromosome 21, ASM1920278v2, whole genome shotgun sequence genome has a window encoding:
- the LOC125036508 gene encoding gastric triacylglycerol lipase-like encodes MGRGGILFIVWVLCLARGNSLERGLGDNPDIYLSVPELIAKYGYPIEVHHVTTDDGYILELHRIPHGRKTSHSSLHEPNHSPFENEVTGKMPVFMQHGLMSSSSSWVLGPVDKAPAYMMANAGYDVWLGNARGNRYSKNHTHLSPKNKKFWDFSWDEMAEHDIPAVIDYILEETKHSQLYYIGHSMGTTIFYGCMSSHPQYNKKIKAMFGLGPVATVKHIISPIKYLAPFANDIHILLNLLGDYEFLPYNRKYVEWTEFVCTHFRYEKLMCRDALFFLCGFDAHQFNMTWLPVILSHGAEGTSTMTVVHYAQEVNTGAFEHYDFGKSENMRRYHQPTPPKYDLKNVTAPVALIWAQNDWLADPEDIVYLASQLPNLVMNVKMPLPDFNHMDFIWGIDADKLVYKRILKYMKFF; translated from the exons CCAGAGCTGATTGCAAAATATGGATACCCGATCGAAGTTCACCACGTGACCACAGACGATGGCTACATTCTAGAACTCCACCGAATCCCACACGGACGCAAGACAAGCCACAGCTCTCTTCACGAGCCGAATCATAGCCCCTTCGAAAATGAAGTTACCGGGAAGATGCCCGTGTTCATGCAGCACGGCCTCATGTCATCATCATCCAGTTGGGTTCTTGGCCCAGTCGATAAAGCTCCAG CGTACATGATGGCCAATGCTGGGTATGACGTGTGGCTGGGCAATGCGCGAGGGAACCGGTATTCTAAGAACCACACCCATTTGTCACCCAAAAATAAGAAGTTCTGGGATTTCAG TTGGGATGAAATGGCTGAGCATGACATACCTGCTGTGATAGACTACATTTTAGAGGAAACAAAACATTCTCAGCTGTACTATATTGGACACAGTATGG GCACAACCATCTTCTACGGATGCATGTCCAGTCACCCTCAGTATAACAAAAAGATTAAGGCGATGTTTGGGCTTGGACCGGTAGCCACTGTGAAGCATATTATAAGTCCTATCAAGTACCTGGCTCCTTTTGCTaatgatatacat attttgttaaatctaCTTGGTGATTACGAGTTCCTGCCCTACAATCGGAAGTATGTGGAGTGGACGGAATTCGTATGCACTCACTTCAGGTACGAGAAACTCATGTGTCGGGACGCGCTTTTCTTCTTGTGTGGATTTGATGCTCATCAGTTTAATATG ACTTGGCTTCCTGTCATTCTAAGTCATGGAGCCGAGGGAACATCCACAATGACTGTAGTTCATTATGCACAGGAAGTCAACACAG GGGCATTTGAACACTATGATTTTGGAAAGTCAGAGAACATGAGGAGGTATCACCAACCAACTCCTCCAAAGTACGACCTGAAAAATGTGACGGCACCAGTGGCTCTGATCTGGGCGCAGAATGATTGGCTCGCGGATCCCGAA gatATTGTGTACCTTGCCTCACAACTTCCAAATTTGGTAATGAATGTAAAGATGCCATTGCCCGATTTCAACCATATGGACTTCATCTGGGGAATTGATGCAGATAAACTTGTCTACAAAAGAATCCTGAAGTATATGAAATTCTTCTAA